In Flavobacterium endoglycinae, one DNA window encodes the following:
- a CDS encoding DegT/DnrJ/EryC1/StrS family aminotransferase codes for MIAVTKTFLPPQEEYNSYLKRAWDKVWLTNRGELTLELEEKLKTFLNSSSIIITNNGTIPIQIALKLFGNGGEIITTPFSYVATSAAIVWENCTPIFVDIDPDYLTIDESKIEAAITPKTTAILATHVFGNPCHVTEIEKIAKKHNLKVIYDAAHCFGVKYNDESVFNYGDVSTCSFHATKIFHTGEGGAMFCNDAETYHKLYYSHNFGHNGPLAFHGLGINAKISELQSAMGLAVFPYINHIFAERKKVVDFYNEHLDLQKVKPLKIRENTEWNYSYYPAVFDSEETLLKVIEALAKENIIPRRYFYPSLNTIDYTKGKEMPISESIASRILCLPLYVGMAQEDLEKITQIINTQIQ; via the coding sequence ATGATTGCTGTAACCAAAACTTTTCTTCCTCCGCAAGAAGAATACAATTCTTATCTAAAACGCGCATGGGACAAAGTGTGGCTTACCAATCGAGGTGAACTTACCCTTGAATTAGAGGAAAAACTGAAAACGTTTTTAAACAGTTCTTCTATAATTATTACTAATAATGGTACGATTCCTATTCAAATTGCATTAAAGCTTTTTGGAAATGGAGGCGAAATAATTACGACTCCATTTTCGTATGTAGCAACATCAGCAGCTATAGTCTGGGAAAACTGTACTCCTATATTTGTAGATATCGACCCCGATTATTTAACTATTGACGAAAGCAAAATAGAAGCTGCCATAACACCTAAAACGACAGCAATTCTAGCTACTCATGTTTTCGGAAATCCGTGTCATGTAACTGAAATTGAAAAAATCGCTAAAAAACACAATCTAAAAGTGATTTATGATGCGGCGCATTGTTTTGGTGTAAAATACAATGACGAATCTGTTTTTAATTATGGAGATGTCAGCACTTGTAGTTTTCATGCTACGAAAATATTCCATACAGGCGAAGGCGGTGCCATGTTTTGCAACGATGCCGAAACGTATCACAAATTATATTACAGCCATAATTTTGGACACAATGGCCCTTTGGCTTTTCATGGATTAGGAATTAATGCTAAAATTTCTGAATTACAATCGGCAATGGGACTGGCTGTTTTTCCTTATATAAATCATATTTTTGCAGAGAGAAAAAAAGTGGTTGATTTTTATAACGAACATCTTGATTTACAAAAGGTAAAACCTTTAAAAATAAGAGAAAACACAGAATGGAATTACAGTTATTATCCTGCCGTTTTTGATTCTGAAGAAACTTTATTAAAGGTCATAGAGGCTTTAGCTAAAGAAAATATTATACCAAGGCGTTATTTTTATCCCTCTTTAAATACGATTGATTACACCAAAGGAAAAGAAATGCCAATATCTGAATCGATTGCATCTCGAATTTTATGTCTTCCGCTTTATGTGGGAATGGCACAAGAAGATTTAGAAAAAATCACACAAATTATAAACACACAAATACAATAA
- a CDS encoding L-threonylcarbamoyladenylate synthase produces MNQDINTEVHNAFEVIKEGGIILYPTDTVWGIGCDATNPDAVAKIYKLKQRAETQSMIVLMNGEKMMYNVFKEIPEVAWQILDLSEKPTTLILDDARNVAPNVISADKSLGVRLVKEPFCYKLMERMKKPLVSTSANISGQPTPMSFKDISPEIINGVDYVVKLNQDKVSGKSSTIIKLTKDSQVKIIRK; encoded by the coding sequence ATGAATCAAGATATTAATACCGAAGTTCACAACGCTTTTGAAGTTATCAAAGAAGGCGGCATCATTCTCTATCCAACTGATACGGTTTGGGGAATTGGGTGCGATGCCACAAATCCTGATGCTGTAGCTAAAATTTACAAACTAAAACAGCGTGCCGAAACACAAAGTATGATCGTTTTGATGAATGGTGAAAAAATGATGTACAACGTTTTTAAAGAAATCCCTGAAGTTGCTTGGCAGATTCTGGATTTATCTGAAAAACCAACGACACTTATTTTAGATGACGCCAGAAATGTAGCACCAAACGTTATTTCTGCCGATAAATCGCTTGGAGTACGATTGGTAAAAGAACCTTTTTGTTACAAATTAATGGAAAGAATGAAAAAGCCTTTGGTTTCAACATCGGCAAATATTTCAGGACAACCTACTCCAATGTCGTTTAAAGATATTAGTCCAGAAATCATAAATGGCGTTGATTATGTCGTAAAATTAAATCAGGATAAAGTTTCTGGAAAATCGTCAACGATCATAAAATTGACTAAAGATTCACAAGTAAAAATAATCAGAAAATAG
- a CDS encoding cysteine desulfurase family protein has protein sequence MKKVYLDNASTTAMRPEVIQEMTKVMAEDFGNPSSTHSFGRNAKTILELSRKSIAKHFNCAAQEIIFTSGGTEADNWILRSAVEDLKVERIISSKIEHHAVLHAILALQSDYNIQVDYVNVKEDGSLDLTHLSNLLSQEKKTIVSLMHVNNETGTILDLERVGTICKQYNALFHSDTVQSVGKTEIDLQNIPVDFIVASAHKFHGPKGVGFAFVRKNTGLQPLIFGGEQEKGLRAGTEAVHQIAGMAKALSLSYENLEEERSYISDLKKYLIEQLEVHFPGFRINGKKDDFYNIINITLPFSSDKTSMLLFSLDMKGIAVSRGSACQSGSIKPSHVLKEMLSEEDLKLPNLRISFSHYNTKEDIDWLIESLKSV, from the coding sequence ATGAAAAAAGTATATCTCGATAACGCATCAACAACTGCTATGCGACCTGAAGTTATTCAGGAAATGACAAAAGTTATGGCAGAAGACTTTGGTAACCCGTCTTCTACACATAGTTTTGGCAGAAATGCAAAGACCATTTTAGAACTTTCCAGAAAAAGCATTGCCAAACATTTTAATTGTGCTGCACAGGAAATTATTTTTACTTCTGGTGGAACGGAAGCTGATAACTGGATTTTAAGATCGGCAGTTGAGGATTTAAAAGTCGAACGTATTATCTCTTCTAAAATTGAACATCATGCGGTTTTGCATGCGATTTTAGCATTGCAATCCGATTACAACATTCAAGTTGATTATGTGAATGTAAAGGAAGATGGAAGTCTTGATTTGACACATCTTTCTAATTTATTATCTCAGGAAAAGAAAACCATTGTCAGCTTAATGCATGTTAATAACGAAACGGGAACAATTCTAGATTTAGAAAGAGTTGGAACGATTTGTAAACAATACAACGCATTATTTCATTCAGATACGGTTCAATCTGTTGGTAAAACCGAAATCGATCTTCAAAATATTCCAGTTGATTTTATTGTAGCAAGTGCTCATAAATTTCACGGACCTAAAGGCGTTGGTTTTGCTTTTGTGCGAAAAAACACTGGATTACAGCCTTTGATTTTTGGAGGCGAACAAGAAAAAGGCCTTCGTGCCGGAACAGAAGCCGTACATCAAATTGCAGGAATGGCAAAAGCACTGTCTCTTTCGTATGAAAATTTAGAAGAAGAAAGAAGTTATATTTCAGATTTAAAAAAGTATTTGATCGAACAATTGGAAGTTCATTTTCCAGGTTTCAGAATCAATGGGAAAAAAGATGATTTTTATAATATTATCAATATAACACTGCCTTTTTCTTCAGACAAAACGTCGATGCTTTTGTTTAGTTTAGACATGAAAGGAATTGCCGTTTCAAGAGGAAGTGCTTGCCAGTCAGGGAGTATTAAACCTTCACATGTTTTAAAAGAAATGCTTTCTGAAGAAGATTTAAAATTACCAAACCTCCGAATTTCTTTTAGCCATTATAACACAAAAGAAGATATTGATTGGCTGATTGAGAGCTTGAAAAGTGTTTAG
- a CDS encoding Smr/MutS family protein, producing MLSKGDKVSVLDEAINGTVLSVKNNEVSIETEDGFMMTFFVNELVKIQDSSDLMNSIKRINLEEVTKEKTEPKPRSFVKEKKDKRDVAVPEFDLHIEKLVPNKRGMTNYDILTLQTETAKRHIEFAIKNRIPKIVFIHGVGEGVLKAELDFLLGRYDGVDFQDANYQKYGLGATEVYFRQNNR from the coding sequence ATGCTGAGTAAAGGAGATAAGGTTTCGGTTTTAGACGAAGCGATTAATGGAACCGTACTTTCGGTTAAAAATAACGAAGTTTCTATAGAAACGGAGGATGGATTTATGATGACATTTTTTGTCAATGAATTGGTTAAGATTCAAGATTCCAGTGATTTAATGAATTCTATTAAAAGAATTAATTTAGAAGAAGTGACAAAAGAGAAAACGGAGCCTAAACCACGTAGTTTTGTGAAAGAAAAGAAAGATAAACGTGATGTTGCAGTACCGGAATTTGATCTTCACATTGAAAAATTAGTTCCCAATAAACGCGGCATGACGAATTATGATATTTTGACTTTACAGACTGAAACGGCAAAACGACACATTGAATTTGCGATTAAAAACCGCATTCCAAAAATCGTTTTTATTCACGGTGTTGGCGAAGGCGTATTGAAAGCAGAGCTTGATTTTTTATTAGGCCGTTATGATGGAGTGGATTTCCAAGATGCCAATTATCAGAAATATGGTCTCGGTGCAACCGAAGTTTATTTCAGACAAAACAATAGATAA
- a CDS encoding DUF2752 domain-containing protein produces MIPCLFKKFFGIECLGCGFQRSVVLLFQGEFSAAFKMYPALYTTLLFLILLALYFLDKSRNYQKIIWKAAGINLIFMCIGYYYKHFYL; encoded by the coding sequence ATGATTCCCTGCCTCTTCAAAAAGTTCTTCGGAATTGAGTGTTTGGGCTGTGGTTTTCAGCGTTCAGTTGTCTTACTTTTTCAGGGTGAATTTTCGGCCGCTTTTAAAATGTATCCAGCTCTCTATACTACTCTTTTATTTCTAATTTTATTAGCCTTATATTTTTTGGACAAGTCCAGAAATTATCAAAAAATAATCTGGAAAGCGGCAGGCATAAATCTTATTTTTATGTGCATTGGCTATTACTATAAACACTTTTATTTATAG
- a CDS encoding DUF1003 domain-containing protein, with protein MKNNAVFKSAISGDSFSESEKICGKDIHNPILSLIVKDHPSFCDTDCISVQELNEYRQKYISNYLSTEIGMLSDLEKSVIASLKEDKSIVNIVEDEEETRNIGQIVADKVADFGGSWTFIISFVVFIAVWIGSNVYILMNKGFDPYPFILLNLILSCIAALQAPVIMMSQNRQEEKDRNRAKKDYMINLKSELEIRMIHDKIDHLIMHQQQELIEIQKVQIEMMNDILNQIKK; from the coding sequence ATGAAAAATAATGCAGTTTTTAAAAGTGCAATTTCCGGTGATTCTTTTTCAGAAAGTGAGAAAATCTGCGGAAAAGATATTCATAATCCTATTTTAAGCCTTATTGTAAAAGATCATCCTTCTTTTTGTGATACAGATTGCATTTCGGTTCAAGAGCTGAATGAATACCGTCAAAAATACATTTCGAATTATTTGTCTACCGAAATTGGAATGCTTTCCGACTTAGAGAAAAGTGTGATTGCTTCTTTAAAAGAAGATAAATCGATTGTAAATATTGTTGAAGACGAAGAGGAAACAAGGAACATCGGACAAATTGTAGCAGATAAAGTGGCCGATTTTGGCGGAAGCTGGACTTTTATTATTTCATTTGTAGTTTTTATTGCTGTTTGGATTGGCTCTAATGTTTACATTTTGATGAATAAGGGTTTTGATCCTTATCCGTTTATTTTGCTCAATTTAATTTTATCTTGTATTGCAGCGCTTCAAGCTCCGGTGATTATGATGAGCCAAAATCGTCAGGAAGAAAAAGACCGGAATAGAGCTAAAAAAGATTATATGATTAACCTGAAATCTGAGTTGGAAATTAGAATGATTCATGATAAAATTGATCATTTGATTATGCATCAGCAGCAGGAATTAATCGAAATTCAAAAAGTACAGATTGAGATGATGAACGATATTTTGAATCAGATTAAAAAATAG
- the epsC gene encoding serine O-acetyltransferase EpsC has product MTKENIIQNIKALKSHSNINYGIKTKTEDFTEKLFYTLFDSNAALDESIDDLEVRFKEIAVLACKKPQNLCASIWDRFVEKLPGVLEKLNQDAEYILENDPASNSIDEVYLGYPGFYAIAIYRLSHELYHLDLLLFSRLMSEYAHRITGTDIHAGADIASPFFIDHATGIVIGETTVIKKHVKIYQGVTLGALSVSKDMKNAKRHPTVEANVCIYANATILGGETIIGKNSIIGGNAWVTKSIPEDSIVTNTTTTEVKIKEKK; this is encoded by the coding sequence GTGACAAAAGAAAATATCATACAAAACATAAAGGCTTTAAAGAGTCATTCTAACATAAACTACGGTATCAAAACCAAGACCGAAGACTTTACAGAAAAGCTTTTTTACACTCTTTTTGATTCAAATGCTGCTTTGGACGAAAGCATCGACGACCTTGAAGTCCGATTCAAAGAGATTGCTGTTTTGGCCTGCAAAAAACCTCAAAATTTATGCGCTTCTATCTGGGACAGATTTGTTGAAAAACTTCCCGGAGTTTTAGAAAAATTAAATCAGGATGCCGAATATATTCTAGAAAACGATCCGGCGTCGAACAGCATCGATGAGGTATATTTAGGATATCCGGGATTTTATGCCATTGCAATTTACAGATTGAGCCACGAATTATATCATTTGGATTTACTATTGTTTTCAAGGCTGATGAGCGAATATGCACACCGAATTACGGGAACTGATATTCACGCAGGTGCCGATATCGCTTCTCCGTTTTTTATCGATCATGCCACGGGAATCGTAATTGGTGAAACAACCGTTATAAAAAAACATGTAAAAATTTATCAGGGAGTTACATTGGGAGCTTTAAGCGTAAGCAAAGACATGAAAAACGCTAAAAGACATCCAACCGTTGAAGCCAATGTGTGCATTTATGCCAATGCAACAATTTTGGGAGGAGAAACAATCATAGGAAAAAATAGTATTATTGGCGGAAATGCCTGGGTAACCAAATCTATTCCCGAAGATTCGATCGTTACCAATACCACCACAACAGAAGTCAAAATAAAAGAAAAAAAATAA
- the cysM gene encoding cysteine synthase CysM, which yields MGPQKLLNLIGNTPLMETVNLVKNKNVKLLLKLEGNNPGGSVKDRAAYNMIAAALERGEIKKGDKLIEATSGNTGIALAMIAQLFGIEIELVLPEDSTKERTQTMRAYGATVILTPAEDGIIGSRDYADKKVAQGGYLMLNQFANDDNWKAHYKTTGPEIWNDTEGTVTHFVSAMGTTGTIIGTSTYLKEKNPAIQIVGAQPSDGSQIPGIRKWPQEYLPKIFDPSKVDTVIDISEEEAREMTKRLALEEGVFAGMSSGGSVAVALKIAEQLESGVVVAVICDRGDRYLSSDLFD from the coding sequence ATGGGTCCACAGAAATTATTAAACCTGATTGGAAATACACCATTGATGGAAACAGTCAATTTGGTTAAAAATAAAAACGTAAAACTTTTACTGAAACTTGAAGGAAACAATCCCGGAGGAAGTGTAAAAGACCGTGCTGCATACAACATGATTGCCGCTGCTCTTGAGAGAGGCGAAATTAAAAAAGGGGATAAACTTATTGAAGCAACCAGCGGAAATACGGGAATTGCTCTGGCAATGATTGCTCAATTATTTGGAATAGAAATCGAATTGGTTTTACCAGAAGATTCTACAAAAGAACGTACACAAACCATGCGTGCTTACGGCGCGACAGTTATTTTAACGCCTGCCGAAGATGGAATTATTGGTTCTAGAGATTATGCTGATAAAAAAGTCGCTCAAGGTGGTTATTTAATGCTAAACCAGTTTGCCAATGACGACAACTGGAAAGCGCATTACAAAACTACAGGCCCCGAAATCTGGAATGATACAGAAGGAACAGTAACTCATTTTGTTTCGGCAATGGGAACTACAGGAACCATTATTGGAACTTCGACTTATTTAAAAGAAAAAAATCCTGCCATTCAAATTGTTGGTGCACAGCCAAGCGACGGATCTCAAATTCCGGGAATTCGTAAATGGCCTCAGGAATATTTACCAAAAATATTTGATCCTTCTAAAGTTGATACCGTTATTGATATAAGCGAAGAAGAAGCACGCGAAATGACCAAAAGATTAGCACTAGAAGAAGGTGTTTTTGCTGGAATGAGCAGCGGGGGTTCTGTTGCTGTGGCTTTAAAAATAGCAGAACAGCTGGAATCAGGAGTTGTGGTTGCCGTAATCTGCGACAGAGGCGATCGTTATTTGTCTTCGGATTTATTTGACTAA
- a CDS encoding aldo/keto reductase yields MNYRKLGKTNFNISEISLGTWQVGGKWGSGFNDKTADELINTAIDNGVNFIDTADVYENGLSETAVGRVVRSRSERIYVATKCGRQINPHVNEGYQPKVLQKFVEDSLKRTGLETLDLIQLHCPPTEVYYRPEIFELFDRLKDQGKILNLGVSVEKVEEALKAIEYSNVTTVQIIFNLFRQRPSQLFFSEARKKDIGIIARVPLASGLLTGKFDTKTTFDVQDHRNFNRNGEAFDKGETFSGIDYELGLKAVEELKALFPETENLAPIALQWILSFNDVSCIIPGASKESHVLSNLSVYDFPQLTPEKIAAMNEIYEKYIKTSVHHLW; encoded by the coding sequence ATGAACTACAGAAAACTAGGAAAAACCAATTTTAATATTTCTGAAATCTCACTTGGAACCTGGCAGGTTGGAGGAAAATGGGGATCAGGATTTAATGATAAAACTGCCGACGAACTTATCAATACGGCAATTGACAATGGTGTTAATTTTATTGATACTGCCGATGTCTATGAAAACGGATTAAGCGAAACTGCTGTCGGAAGGGTTGTTCGTTCACGCTCTGAGCGTATTTATGTGGCTACAAAATGCGGTCGCCAGATTAATCCGCATGTAAATGAAGGATATCAGCCAAAAGTGCTTCAGAAATTTGTAGAAGACAGTTTAAAAAGAACAGGATTAGAAACCCTGGATTTAATTCAATTGCACTGTCCGCCAACAGAAGTATATTATCGCCCTGAGATTTTCGAACTTTTTGACCGTTTAAAAGATCAAGGAAAAATACTAAATCTTGGTGTAAGTGTCGAAAAAGTGGAAGAAGCTTTAAAAGCCATCGAATATTCGAATGTAACTACGGTTCAGATTATCTTCAATTTATTCCGTCAGCGACCTTCACAATTGTTTTTCTCAGAAGCCAGAAAGAAAGATATTGGAATAATTGCGCGTGTACCATTAGCCAGCGGACTTTTAACGGGTAAATTTGATACAAAAACCACTTTCGATGTACAAGATCACCGCAATTTTAATCGTAACGGAGAAGCTTTTGATAAAGGCGAAACTTTTTCTGGTATTGATTACGAACTGGGATTAAAAGCGGTTGAAGAATTAAAAGCATTATTTCCAGAAACCGAAAACCTTGCTCCTATTGCTTTACAATGGATTTTAAGTTTTAATGATGTAAGCTGTATTATTCCAGGAGCATCAAAAGAAAGTCATGTACTTTCTAATTTGTCTGTTTATGATTTTCCTCAATTAACCCCTGAGAAAATTGCAGCAATGAATGAAATTTACGAAAAGTATATAAAAACCTCCGTTCACCATTTGTGGTAG
- a CDS encoding sensor histidine kinase — protein MKLYHNLSQIGFLKKSYAFKFLFVAFIGIHIPLIGILFFVLFFEHTVSPMSILIFSLIMTLLATAVTLLVLKQLIYPISIASKSLDDYRNSRKLSVLPTDYTDEAGLLMCNIQESIYESESFINEKQDLIYMLSHDLKNFAGNPQGLAKLILSENPSESIKHLADLICESTNLQFRYIENFIKLLKEQDQVVKVNQEIRTISFSNVVPFINEQVEQRLLDKNITLNLSVETDEARLKIDEGLLVQVLVNLISNAIKFSYFDSEVKVRIYKENSHLVITVADKGIGFDKTQIDELFKKFTKMSRLGTANETSTGIGLYLCKKIIEKNKGKLSALSEGKNKGAEFKIEFEI, from the coding sequence ATGAAGTTATATCATAATCTTTCACAAATTGGCTTTTTAAAGAAAAGCTATGCGTTTAAATTTTTATTTGTCGCATTTATAGGGATTCATATTCCGCTGATTGGGATTTTGTTTTTTGTACTTTTCTTCGAACATACCGTTTCACCAATGTCTATTTTGATTTTTTCTTTAATTATGACTTTATTGGCAACGGCAGTTACACTTTTGGTTTTAAAACAGCTTATTTATCCTATCTCTATTGCATCAAAATCATTGGATGATTACAGAAACAGCCGAAAATTATCGGTTCTGCCAACAGATTATACAGATGAAGCAGGTTTGTTAATGTGCAATATTCAAGAGTCTATTTACGAATCGGAGAGTTTTATAAACGAAAAACAGGATTTGATTTATATGCTTTCACATGATTTAAAAAACTTTGCAGGAAATCCGCAGGGTTTGGCTAAATTAATTTTAAGCGAAAATCCTTCTGAATCTATTAAACATTTGGCAGATTTAATATGCGAATCGACTAATCTGCAATTTCGATACATCGAAAACTTTATTAAGCTTTTAAAAGAGCAGGATCAGGTTGTAAAAGTCAATCAGGAAATCAGGACTATTTCATTCTCAAACGTTGTTCCTTTTATTAACGAACAGGTAGAACAACGCTTGCTGGATAAAAACATAACATTGAATTTAAGTGTAGAAACAGATGAAGCCAGACTTAAAATTGATGAAGGTCTGCTGGTTCAGGTTTTAGTAAACTTAATAAGTAATGCAATCAAATTTTCTTATTTTGACAGTGAAGTTAAAGTACGGATTTACAAAGAAAACTCTCATTTAGTCATAACCGTAGCCGATAAAGGTATTGGCTTTGATAAAACACAAATTGACGAACTTTTTAAGAAGTTTACCAAAATGAGCCGTCTTGGAACCGCAAACGAAACTTCGACTGGAATCGGGCTTTATTTATGTAAAAAGATAATCGAGAAAAATAAAGGAAAACTCAGTGCCTTAAGCGAAGGAAAAAACAAAGGAGCCGAGTTTAAAATTGAATTTGAAATCTAG
- the rlmD gene encoding 23S rRNA (uracil(1939)-C(5))-methyltransferase RlmD, with translation MGRKNTDKVVFHQIEVLDAGAKGVSVAKAPDGKVIFIPNVVPGDVVDVQTFKKRKAYYEGKAVKFHELSKHRIDPICEHFGVCGGCKWQNMKYSQQLYYKQNEVKNHLQRIGKVELPEFEDILGSEKQFFYRNKMEFSFSNSRWLTEKEIGSTEDLGNRNALGFHIPKMWDKILDIEKCHLQQDPSNAIRNEIRAFANEHNLAFFNPREHSGLLRTLMIRTASTGEIMVLIQFFEDDKANRELILDHLYEKFPQITSLQYVVNAKQNDTIYDQDIKLYKGRDYILEEMEGLKFSINAKSFYQTNSDQAYELYKITRDFAGLTGNETVYDLYTGTGTIAQFVSKKAKKVIGVESVPEAILDAKANAERNNITNCEFFVGDMKVVFNEAFIAQHGKPDVIITDPPRDGMHALVIDQILKIAPKKVVYVSCNSATQARDLALMDEKYKVTRVRPVDMFPQTHHVENVVLLELR, from the coding sequence ATGGGAAGAAAAAATACAGACAAAGTTGTCTTTCATCAAATTGAAGTTTTAGATGCCGGAGCAAAAGGAGTATCAGTAGCGAAAGCTCCAGACGGAAAAGTAATCTTTATTCCGAATGTAGTGCCTGGCGATGTTGTTGATGTACAAACATTCAAAAAAAGAAAAGCCTATTACGAGGGAAAGGCCGTGAAATTTCACGAATTATCCAAACATCGTATTGATCCAATCTGCGAGCACTTTGGCGTGTGTGGCGGATGCAAATGGCAGAATATGAAATACAGCCAGCAGTTGTATTACAAACAAAACGAAGTAAAAAATCATTTACAGCGAATTGGGAAAGTAGAACTTCCTGAATTTGAAGATATTTTAGGTTCAGAAAAACAGTTTTTCTATAGAAACAAAATGGAATTTTCGTTTTCGAACAGCCGTTGGTTAACCGAAAAAGAAATTGGAAGCACAGAAGATTTAGGCAACAGAAATGCCTTAGGTTTTCATATTCCGAAAATGTGGGATAAAATTCTGGACATTGAGAAATGCCACTTACAGCAAGATCCTTCAAATGCTATTAGAAACGAAATCAGGGCTTTTGCCAACGAGCATAATCTTGCTTTTTTTAATCCGAGAGAACATTCAGGTTTATTGCGAACTTTAATGATTCGTACCGCTTCAACTGGTGAAATCATGGTTTTGATTCAGTTTTTTGAAGATGACAAAGCAAATCGTGAATTGATTTTAGATCATTTGTATGAAAAATTTCCACAAATTACTTCTTTACAATATGTGGTAAATGCAAAACAAAACGATACTATTTACGATCAGGATATTAAACTTTACAAAGGAAGAGATTATATTCTGGAAGAAATGGAAGGTTTGAAATTCAGCATCAACGCTAAATCGTTCTACCAGACCAATTCTGATCAAGCATATGAATTATACAAAATAACACGCGATTTTGCAGGGCTTACAGGAAACGAAACAGTTTATGATTTATACACTGGAACGGGAACTATTGCACAATTCGTTTCTAAAAAAGCCAAAAAAGTAATTGGAGTAGAAAGTGTTCCTGAAGCTATTTTAGACGCTAAAGCAAATGCGGAACGCAATAATATTACGAATTGTGAGTTTTTTGTTGGTGACATGAAAGTGGTATTCAATGAAGCTTTTATTGCACAGCACGGAAAACCAGATGTTATTATAACTGATCCGCCAAGAGACGGAATGCACGCACTGGTTATTGATCAGATTTTAAAAATTGCTCCTAAAAAAGTAGTATATGTAAGCTGTAATTCTGCTACACAAGCAAGAGATTTAGCTTTAATGGATGAAAAATACAAAGTAACACGTGTTCGTCCTGTTGATATGTTTCCACAGACGCATCATGTTGAAAATGTTGTACTTTTAGAACTTCGTTAA
- a CDS encoding DUF6452 family protein — MRKIVAFLLLFTFGLSSCEKDDICDANTPTTPRLVIKFFDIADPATPKNVLNLKVVGQGGDANGIVFNKSAAGDAKYLANGNTISIPLKIDADSTTYSFIYNAASTDPTAINTDVITFNYTRQNVYVSRACGFKTIFTLNSRTNPDRNTWDYVLTDGPSGDGLWIQNSLLQTHNIDSENETHLEIYF, encoded by the coding sequence ATGAGAAAAATAGTTGCTTTTTTATTGCTTTTTACTTTTGGATTGTCCAGCTGTGAGAAAGATGATATTTGTGATGCAAATACACCTACTACTCCCCGATTAGTAATTAAATTCTTTGATATTGCAGATCCTGCCACGCCAAAAAATGTTCTGAACTTAAAAGTTGTTGGACAGGGTGGTGATGCAAATGGAATTGTATTTAATAAATCTGCTGCTGGAGATGCTAAATATTTAGCAAACGGAAATACTATTTCTATTCCGTTAAAAATTGATGCTGATTCTACTACTTATAGTTTTATATACAATGCTGCAAGTACAGATCCAACAGCAATAAATACTGATGTAATTACTTTTAACTACACCCGCCAGAATGTTTATGTTTCGAGAGCATGCGGTTTCAAAACGATTTTCACATTAAATTCAAGAACTAATCCTGACCGAAATACATGGGATTATGTATTAACAGACGGACCTTCTGGTGATGGTCTTTGGATACAGAATTCATTATTACAAACCCATAACATAGATTCAGAAAATGAAACACATCTTGAAATATACTTTTAG